From a single Acidobacteriota bacterium genomic region:
- a CDS encoding polyisoprenoid-binding protein gives MVTAPVWGAAETYTIDPVHSSVDFTVRYMMLSNVRGSFNTFEGNIVYDPEDITKSSVNVTIKVASIDTANEKRDEHLRNPDFFDAAAYPDITFKSTQVAKKGDGYVATGTLTMRGVAKTVSIPFDIVGKMKDMQGKTRLGVQGRVKLNRMDYGVSWSRALDTGGVVVGEEVTVDLDIQGVQVK, from the coding sequence ATGGTGACGGCGCCCGTGTGGGGTGCGGCCGAAACGTACACCATCGATCCGGTGCATAGCAGTGTGGATTTCACCGTGCGCTACATGATGCTCTCGAATGTGCGGGGCAGCTTCAACACGTTTGAGGGGAACATCGTCTACGATCCCGAGGACATCACGAAGTCTTCGGTGAACGTGACCATCAAGGTGGCGAGCATCGATACGGCCAACGAGAAGCGGGACGAGCACCTGCGCAATCCCGACTTCTTCGACGCGGCCGCCTATCCGGACATAACCTTTAAAAGCACCCAGGTGGCCAAGAAGGGGGACGGCTACGTGGCCACTGGCACGCTCACCATGCGCGGTGTCGCCAAAACGGTGAGCATCCCGTTCGACATTGTAGGCAAGATGAAAGACATGCAGGGCAAGACCCGGCTGGGCGTGCAAGGCAGGGTGAAACTGAACCGGATGGACTACGGGGTCTCCTGGAGCCGCGCCCTGGACACAGGCGGTGTGGTGGTGGGCGAGGAGGTGACCGTGGATCTGGACATCCAGGGGGTGCAGGTGAAATAA